Proteins encoded within one genomic window of Pararhizobium capsulatum DSM 1112:
- a CDS encoding sugar ABC transporter permease, with translation MADTIQTTQLNRARSATEHPVKRFFRATEIDTRLLGMVGALLIIWIGFQVLTGGLFLTPRNLWNLTVQTSSVAIMATGMVLVIVTRNIDLSVGSVLGFCGMIMGVLQAQILPQYLGMDSSLTWIVTLACGILIGAAIGALHGSIIAFLNVPSFIVTLGGLLVWRGATWFVTSGQTVAPMNPTFRLMGGGTEGSIGATVSWIVGIIACLAIVGAIINSRKQRKRFGFPRRPIWAEYFLSILSCALVLLAVWVATIYYWPVNIARKYAEANAIAWPEGGLQISHGIAIPVLMAIAVGIVMTFVSTRLRFGRYVFALGGNPEAAELAGIKTRWVTIRIFMLMGILCAVAAAISTARLNAATNAQGELDELYTIAAAVIGGTSLAGGVGTIAGAMIGALVMQSLQSGMVLLGIDSPLQRIVVGIVLVLAVWADTVYRTRAK, from the coding sequence ATGGCCGACACGATACAAACCACACAACTCAATCGCGCCCGTAGCGCCACCGAACATCCGGTGAAGCGCTTTTTCCGCGCCACCGAGATCGATACCCGCCTGCTGGGAATGGTCGGCGCGCTGCTGATCATCTGGATCGGCTTCCAGGTCTTGACCGGCGGCCTGTTCCTGACGCCCCGTAACCTCTGGAACCTGACGGTTCAGACCTCGTCCGTCGCCATCATGGCGACCGGCATGGTGCTCGTCATCGTCACCCGCAACATCGATCTGTCCGTCGGCTCCGTGCTTGGCTTCTGCGGCATGATTATGGGGGTCCTTCAGGCGCAGATCCTGCCGCAATATCTCGGCATGGACTCAAGCCTCACCTGGATCGTCACGCTCGCCTGCGGCATCCTGATCGGCGCGGCCATCGGCGCGCTTCATGGATCGATCATCGCCTTCCTCAACGTGCCATCCTTCATCGTGACGCTCGGCGGCCTGCTCGTCTGGCGCGGTGCGACATGGTTTGTGACCTCCGGCCAGACGGTCGCCCCGATGAACCCGACCTTCCGTCTGATGGGCGGCGGCACCGAAGGCTCGATCGGCGCGACGGTCAGCTGGATCGTCGGCATCATCGCCTGCCTCGCCATCGTTGGCGCGATCATAAACTCCCGCAAGCAGCGCAAGCGCTTTGGTTTTCCGCGCCGCCCGATCTGGGCCGAATATTTCCTCTCCATCCTCAGCTGCGCACTGGTGCTTTTGGCTGTGTGGGTCGCCACGATCTACTATTGGCCGGTCAACATCGCCCGCAAATACGCCGAAGCGAATGCCATCGCCTGGCCTGAAGGCGGGCTGCAGATTTCCCACGGCATCGCCATTCCGGTGCTGATGGCGATTGCGGTCGGCATCGTCATGACGTTCGTCTCGACCCGCCTGCGCTTCGGCCGCTACGTCTTCGCGCTCGGCGGTAACCCGGAAGCGGCTGAACTCGCCGGTATCAAGACCCGCTGGGTCACCATCCGCATCTTCATGCTGATGGGCATCCTCTGCGCCGTCGCCGCTGCTATCTCCACTGCCCGCCTCAATGCAGCCACCAATGCCCAGGGTGAACTCGACGAACTCTATACCATCGCGGCAGCCGTCATCGGCGGCACCTCGCTTGCCGGCGGTGTGGGCACCATCGCTGGTGCCATGATCGGTGCGCTCGTCATGCAGTCGCTGCAATCAGGCATGGTGCTTCTCGGTATCGACAGTCCGCTGCAGCGCATCGTCGTCGGCATCGTGCTGGTGCTCGCCGTCTGGGCCGACACCGTCTACCGCACGCGCGCCAAGTAA
- a CDS encoding ATP-binding cassette domain-containing protein, with the protein MSEQRTPLVEMKNISISFGGIHAVDNASVDLHPGEVVALLGHNGAGKSTLIKILSGAYKRDAGEILINGEQADINNPRDAKKYGIETIYQTLAVADNVDAAANLYLGRELRTPWGTLDDVAMEAKAREVMGRLNPNFQRFKEPVKALSGGQRQSVAIARAILFDARILIMDEPTAALGPQETAQVGELIKQLKREGIGIFLISHDIHDVFDLADRVSVMKNGQVVGHARTEDVTKDEVLGMIILGKVPEKAIPGPGAMQTA; encoded by the coding sequence ATGTCAGAACAACGCACTCCCCTCGTGGAAATGAAGAACATCTCCATTTCCTTCGGCGGCATCCACGCCGTCGACAACGCCTCGGTCGATCTTCACCCCGGTGAAGTGGTGGCCCTTCTCGGCCACAACGGCGCCGGCAAGTCGACGCTGATCAAAATCCTGTCAGGCGCGTACAAACGTGATGCCGGCGAAATCCTGATCAATGGCGAGCAAGCCGACATCAACAACCCGCGCGACGCCAAGAAATACGGCATCGAGACGATCTACCAGACGCTCGCCGTCGCCGATAACGTCGATGCCGCCGCCAACCTCTATCTCGGCCGCGAGTTGCGCACCCCCTGGGGCACGCTCGACGATGTCGCGATGGAGGCTAAGGCCCGCGAAGTCATGGGACGTCTCAACCCGAACTTCCAGCGCTTCAAGGAACCGGTGAAAGCACTATCTGGTGGCCAGCGGCAGTCGGTGGCGATCGCCCGTGCGATCCTGTTCGACGCCCGCATCCTGATCATGGACGAGCCGACGGCAGCGCTCGGCCCCCAGGAAACGGCACAGGTCGGTGAACTCATCAAGCAGCTGAAGCGCGAAGGCATCGGTATCTTCCTGATCAGCCACGACATCCACGACGTCTTCGACCTCGCGGACCGCGTCTCGGTCATGAAGAACGGCCAGGTTGTCGGCCACGCCCGCACCGAAGACGTGACCAAGGATGAGGTGCTGGGCATGATCATCCTCGGCAAGGTGCCGGAAAAGGCGATCCCGGGACCGGGCGCGATGCAGACGGCGTAA
- a CDS encoding DUF983 domain-containing protein: MEESYSPTTNPALTGIRGLCPRCQTGHLFEGVLKLAPRCEICGLDYSFADPADGPAFFAMTIVAVPALLFALWLQLAYEPALWVHVLTTLPLTLLACVALLRPLKGWLVCSQFFHKAEEGSIDREWHQNAAKGLK, from the coding sequence ATGGAAGAGAGCTATAGCCCGACCACCAACCCGGCCCTGACGGGGATCAGGGGCTTATGTCCCCGCTGCCAGACGGGTCATCTGTTCGAGGGGGTGCTGAAGCTTGCGCCGCGGTGTGAAATCTGCGGGCTCGATTATTCCTTCGCCGATCCGGCGGATGGGCCGGCGTTCTTTGCGATGACGATCGTCGCGGTGCCGGCGCTGTTGTTCGCGCTCTGGCTTCAGCTTGCTTATGAACCGGCGCTGTGGGTGCACGTGCTGACTACTTTGCCGTTGACACTTCTTGCGTGCGTGGCGCTACTGCGACCACTGAAGGGTTGGCTGGTGTGCTCCCAGTTTTTCCATAAGGCTGAAGAGGGAAGCATCGACCGGGAATGGCATCAGAATGCAGCCAAGGGTCTCAAGTAA
- a CDS encoding flavin-containing monooxygenase gives MASGTDILDAVVIGAGWAGLGVSHALTQRGLRHKVVERARIGETWRTQRWDSFRINTPNSQTVMPGDSYFGPDPDGAMTSDEFVALLEDYADRHDLPVETGAPVTDLVASDGLYRVTLPRGPLWARNVVIASSNQNCPARPPFSALLPANIQQIDASAYRNASALDSGAVLVVGSAQSGGQIAEDLVQAGRTVFLSTGQVGRLPRMYRGTHISVWMVLTGLIDVTRREMLQQGPIPGRALTGALHTISLQSLSAQGVVLLGRLTGIDDGHLSFSEDAEAHVRHADEGSARLRSQIDAYIARNGIDAPEAEPDPAEVVPAVLPNPPVLSLDLAAQGITTVIWCTGFKGDFEWARVPDVLDAQGQPSHEGGFASVPGVYFAGLPFAISRRSGTILAIAEEAALLVEDIQRRLDTSL, from the coding sequence ATGGCGAGCGGAACGGACATTCTTGATGCCGTCGTCATCGGCGCCGGTTGGGCCGGGCTGGGCGTCAGTCACGCGCTGACGCAACGCGGCTTGCGCCATAAAGTGGTGGAGCGAGCCCGCATCGGCGAAACCTGGCGGACCCAGCGCTGGGACAGCTTTCGGATAAACACACCCAACAGCCAAACTGTCATGCCCGGGGATAGCTATTTCGGCCCCGATCCCGACGGCGCCATGACGAGCGACGAGTTTGTTGCGCTCCTGGAGGACTACGCCGACCGACATGACCTCCCCGTTGAAACCGGCGCCCCGGTGACGGACCTTGTCGCGAGTGATGGCCTGTACCGGGTGACCCTGCCGCGCGGCCCCCTGTGGGCGAGAAATGTGGTGATCGCCAGCAGCAACCAGAATTGCCCGGCGCGCCCGCCTTTCTCCGCTTTATTGCCGGCCAATATCCAACAGATCGATGCATCGGCCTATCGCAACGCATCTGCTCTCGACAGTGGAGCCGTGCTGGTCGTCGGTAGTGCCCAGTCGGGCGGCCAAATCGCCGAGGACCTGGTCCAGGCAGGGCGAACGGTGTTTCTTTCAACAGGGCAGGTCGGCCGACTGCCCCGAATGTATCGGGGTACGCACATCAGCGTCTGGATGGTTCTGACCGGACTGATCGATGTGACACGCAGGGAAATGCTTCAACAGGGGCCGATCCCTGGAAGGGCGCTGACAGGCGCGCTTCACACGATCAGCCTGCAGTCCCTCAGCGCGCAAGGCGTTGTCCTACTCGGCCGGCTCACCGGCATCGACGACGGTCACCTATCATTCAGCGAGGATGCGGAAGCCCATGTTCGCCATGCGGACGAGGGTTCCGCAAGACTTCGAAGCCAGATCGACGCATATATCGCGCGCAACGGCATCGATGCCCCGGAGGCTGAGCCGGACCCGGCGGAGGTAGTGCCGGCGGTTCTGCCAAATCCACCCGTCCTATCCCTTGATCTCGCTGCGCAGGGAATCACGACGGTAATCTGGTGCACGGGATTCAAGGGGGATTTCGAGTGGGCGCGCGTTCCCGATGTGCTCGATGCACAAGGCCAGCCCTCACATGAGGGCGGCTTCGCGAGTGTCCCCGGCGTGTATTTCGCCGGTCTGCCTTTCGCGATCTCGCGACGGTCGGGCACCATATTGGCAATCGCGGAGGAAGCAGCCCTTTTGGTCGAAGACATCCAGCGTCGGCTGGACACCAGCCTCTGA
- a CDS encoding GNAT family N-acetyltransferase → MGEAFDQDSLMLYLFRENPNGVRAGAMEFFSLLLRARIALGMPAYVLQQADSVLGAVMGYDTSRPVWPAALAREWRQFEAEMPGFTGRLAAYEKICEAHQPSEDHYYLGVIGVHPSVQGKGAGKVMLDTFCACAHADPKSHGVYLETSNPVSLQFYYNNGFELRGEGSLDATPLWCVYKRT, encoded by the coding sequence GTGGGCGAAGCTTTCGACCAAGACTCCTTGATGTTGTATCTCTTTCGCGAAAACCCAAATGGCGTCCGCGCTGGCGCGATGGAATTCTTCTCTCTTTTGCTCAGGGCCAGGATTGCGCTCGGGATGCCCGCATATGTGCTGCAGCAAGCCGACAGTGTGCTGGGCGCTGTGATGGGGTACGACACGTCACGTCCGGTCTGGCCAGCGGCGCTCGCCAGGGAATGGCGCCAGTTCGAAGCCGAAATGCCCGGATTTACCGGGCGCCTCGCGGCCTACGAGAAAATCTGCGAGGCTCATCAGCCGAGCGAGGACCACTATTATCTCGGCGTGATCGGCGTACACCCGTCCGTTCAGGGCAAGGGCGCAGGAAAGGTTATGCTCGACACCTTTTGCGCGTGTGCTCACGCAGATCCAAAATCACACGGCGTCTATCTGGAGACCTCCAATCCGGTCAGCCTCCAATTCTACTACAATAACGGGTTCGAACTCAGGGGAGAAGGCAGCCTCGATGCAACGCCCTTGTGGTGCGTCTACAAGCGGACGTAA
- a CDS encoding ABC transporter ATP-binding protein: MTSAISVENLTVTYEDFLALNEVSINVEPGESYGLVGESGSGKSTLLRAIAGLAPVTDGQIGIDGKSLPRRKRDKAFYRQVQMVFQDPYGSLHPRQTIDRLLQEPLAIHGVPDAENRIVRALDEVGLGPSFRFRYAHQLSGGQRQRIAIARALIVEPSILLLDEPTSALDASVQAEVLNLLEQIRRDRKLTFIMVSHDLGVVTHMCERLAVMKNGRVVERLTAPDLVAGRITEPYTQNLMVASKGFVRKEAAVI, from the coding sequence ATGACCTCAGCGATCTCGGTCGAAAACCTCACCGTCACCTACGAGGATTTTCTGGCGCTGAACGAGGTTTCGATCAACGTCGAGCCGGGCGAATCCTACGGCCTCGTCGGCGAATCCGGCTCGGGTAAATCGACTCTCCTGCGCGCCATTGCCGGCCTTGCGCCGGTCACAGATGGTCAGATCGGCATCGACGGAAAGTCGCTGCCGCGCCGTAAACGCGACAAAGCGTTCTACCGTCAGGTCCAGATGGTCTTCCAGGACCCCTACGGCTCCCTGCATCCACGCCAGACGATCGACCGCCTGTTGCAGGAACCGCTCGCCATCCACGGCGTTCCGGATGCGGAAAATCGCATTGTCCGGGCGCTGGATGAGGTTGGTCTCGGCCCGAGCTTCCGCTTTCGCTACGCCCACCAGTTGTCCGGCGGCCAGCGTCAGCGCATCGCGATTGCCCGAGCCCTGATCGTCGAGCCCTCGATCCTGCTGCTCGACGAGCCGACCTCGGCGCTCGATGCGTCCGTGCAGGCAGAGGTGCTGAACCTGCTCGAACAGATCCGCCGCGACCGCAAGCTCACCTTCATCATGGTCAGCCACGACCTCGGCGTCGTCACCCATATGTGCGAGCGTCTGGCGGTGATGAAAAACGGCCGGGTCGTCGAACGCCTGACTGCGCCGGATCTTGTGGCGGGCCGCATCACCGAGCCCTATACGCAAAACCTGATGGTGGCGAGCAAGGGCTTCGTGCGCAAGGAAGCCGCGGTCATTTAA
- a CDS encoding ABC transporter ATP-binding protein has translation MSALLTVDNLKVSFPTRTGTVEAVRGVSFTLGRERLGIVGESGSGKSQTGRAIMGLTPAHAKISAKTLNFDGIDLVSASPRQKRALRGNRIAMILQDPKYSLNPVMSIGRQIVETLRTHENIGKREARDRAIAMLEAVQIRDAARVFDLHPHEVSGGMGQRAMIAMMLVAGPEMLIADEPTSALDVTVQLEVLSVLDKLVAERGMGLIFISHDLRLVSSFCDRVIVMYAGRIVEELAAGDLANAKHPYTQGLLNCMPTIGSTRHPLPVLDRKPEWAL, from the coding sequence ATGAGCGCCCTTCTGACGGTCGATAATCTCAAGGTTTCCTTCCCGACGCGCACCGGCACGGTCGAGGCCGTGCGCGGCGTTTCCTTCACGCTTGGTCGCGAGCGGCTTGGCATTGTCGGCGAGAGCGGTTCCGGCAAGTCGCAGACGGGCAGGGCAATCATGGGGCTTACCCCGGCCCACGCCAAAATTTCGGCAAAGACTCTGAATTTCGACGGCATAGATCTCGTCTCCGCATCCCCTCGCCAGAAGCGGGCTCTGCGTGGCAATCGCATCGCCATGATCCTGCAGGATCCGAAATACTCGCTGAACCCTGTCATGAGTATCGGCCGCCAGATCGTCGAGACCCTGCGCACCCATGAAAACATCGGCAAGCGCGAGGCCCGCGACCGGGCTATTGCCATGCTGGAAGCCGTGCAGATCCGCGACGCGGCCCGCGTCTTCGACCTGCATCCACACGAGGTTTCAGGCGGTATGGGCCAGCGCGCGATGATCGCCATGATGCTGGTTGCCGGCCCCGAGATGCTGATTGCCGACGAACCGACCTCGGCACTCGACGTGACCGTGCAGCTCGAAGTGCTGTCGGTTCTCGACAAGCTGGTGGCCGAGCGAGGCATGGGGCTGATCTTCATCTCCCATGATCTTCGGCTCGTATCTTCCTTCTGCGACCGAGTGATCGTCATGTATGCTGGCCGTATCGTCGAGGAGCTGGCCGCGGGCGATCTCGCCAACGCAAAACATCCCTATACGCAAGGCCTGCTCAACTGCATGCCGACCATCGGCTCAACCCGGCATCCTCTTCCGGTGCTCGACCGCAAACCGGAGTGGGCGTTATGA
- the nikC gene encoding nickel transporter permease produces the protein MSIAPSPQRPASRREWLLSDRPQSRAQARLGRAYMTWLRFSSNRLAVLGLLIIVALVLIAIFADVLSPHDPVIGNLAGARLLPPGAQGYLLGTDDQGRDILSRLLHGSRLTLFVIVLVAVIAAPVGLLVGTVSGYVGGWVDAVLMRITDIFLAFPKLVLALAFVAALGPGIENAILAIAITSWPPYARIARAETLTVRNSDYIAAVRLMGASPFRIVLRHVMPMCMSSLIVRVTLDMAGIILTAAGLSFLGLGAQPPLPEWGAMIASGRRFILDQWWVATMPGIAILIVSLGFNLLGDGLRDALDPRESGQ, from the coding sequence ATGAGCATCGCCCCGTCCCCCCAACGCCCTGCAAGTCGCCGCGAATGGCTACTGTCCGACCGGCCGCAATCGCGCGCGCAGGCCCGCCTCGGCCGGGCCTACATGACCTGGCTGCGCTTCTCGTCGAACCGTCTCGCCGTTCTCGGCCTTCTGATCATCGTTGCCCTCGTGTTGATCGCGATCTTTGCCGATGTGTTGTCACCCCATGATCCGGTCATCGGCAATCTGGCCGGCGCCCGTCTGCTGCCGCCGGGGGCGCAAGGCTATCTGCTCGGCACCGACGATCAGGGCAGGGATATCCTCTCGCGCCTGCTGCATGGCTCGCGCCTGACATTGTTTGTCATCGTGCTGGTCGCTGTTATCGCAGCCCCGGTCGGGCTGCTTGTCGGCACGGTCTCCGGCTATGTCGGCGGCTGGGTTGATGCGGTTTTGATGCGCATCACCGATATCTTCCTTGCCTTTCCGAAGCTCGTACTGGCACTCGCCTTTGTTGCGGCGTTGGGACCCGGCATCGAAAACGCCATCCTCGCCATCGCCATCACCTCCTGGCCGCCCTATGCCCGCATCGCCCGTGCCGAGACGCTGACGGTGCGTAACTCCGACTATATTGCCGCCGTCCGGCTTATGGGCGCTTCGCCCTTCCGCATTGTGTTGCGCCATGTCATGCCGATGTGCATGTCCTCGCTCATCGTGCGCGTCACGCTCGATATGGCCGGCATTATCCTTACGGCCGCCGGTCTGAGCTTCCTTGGCCTTGGTGCCCAACCGCCGCTGCCCGAATGGGGCGCGATGATCGCATCCGGCCGCCGCTTCATCCTCGACCAGTGGTGGGTCGCGACCATGCCGGGCATTGCCATCCTGATTGTCAGTCTCGGCTTCAACCTTCTCGGCGATGGCCTGCGCGATGCGCTCGACCCGCGGGAGAGCGGTCAATGA
- a CDS encoding ABC transporter permease, with product MSIPETSQLAGRKRARAKGWASTIARFLVVMVTTYLGLLAVTFFIGRVIPIDPVLAVLGDRAPAHVVERVREEMGLNRPLYVQFFYYIRDALTGNFGTSVLTTNPVMADIRRVFPATIELATVGTLIGSLVGVPLGVLAAVKRGSIADQVVRVVGLIGYSVPIFWLALLALLFFYAKLQWIAFPGRIDIVYEYSFTPVTGFYLLDSLWQGQWDVFVDVFRHIILPAGLLGYFSLAYISRMTRSFMLNELSQEYIVAARAKGLSETRIIWGHALRNAAVPLVTVIALSYAGLLEGSVLIETVFSWPGLGLYITNSLQNADMNAVLGGTIIIGSVFIAINILSDLLYRTLDPRTRVR from the coding sequence TTGAGCATTCCCGAAACATCGCAACTGGCCGGGCGCAAACGCGCCCGTGCCAAAGGTTGGGCTTCGACCATCGCACGGTTTCTCGTGGTGATGGTCACCACCTATCTCGGCCTTCTCGCCGTGACCTTCTTCATTGGCCGTGTCATCCCCATCGATCCGGTGCTGGCCGTTCTCGGCGACCGGGCGCCCGCCCATGTGGTGGAGCGCGTGCGCGAGGAAATGGGGCTCAACAGGCCGCTCTATGTGCAGTTCTTTTATTATATCCGTGATGCGCTGACCGGCAATTTCGGCACCTCGGTGCTGACGACTAATCCGGTCATGGCCGATATCCGCCGCGTCTTCCCGGCCACGATAGAGCTTGCCACGGTGGGCACCCTGATCGGTAGTCTCGTTGGTGTGCCGCTCGGCGTGCTTGCCGCCGTCAAGCGTGGCAGCATTGCTGACCAGGTCGTGCGCGTCGTCGGTCTCATCGGCTATTCCGTGCCGATCTTCTGGCTGGCACTGCTGGCCCTGCTGTTCTTCTACGCCAAGCTGCAATGGATCGCATTTCCCGGTCGCATTGACATCGTCTACGAATACAGTTTTACGCCGGTAACCGGCTTCTACCTGCTCGATTCTCTCTGGCAGGGGCAATGGGACGTGTTCGTCGATGTTTTTCGCCACATCATCCTGCCTGCTGGTTTGCTGGGTTATTTCTCGCTCGCCTATATCAGCCGCATGACGCGCAGCTTCATGCTGAACGAGCTGTCGCAGGAATATATCGTCGCCGCCCGTGCCAAAGGTCTCTCGGAAACCCGCATCATCTGGGGACACGCACTGCGCAACGCCGCGGTGCCGCTGGTGACCGTGATTGCGCTTTCCTATGCCGGGCTTCTCGAAGGCTCGGTTTTGATCGAAACCGTCTTCTCCTGGCCGGGACTCGGTCTCTACATCACCAATTCGCTGCAGAACGCCGATATGAACGCCGTGCTTGGCGGCACGATTATCATCGGTTCGGTGTTCATTGCCATCAACATCCTGTCCGATCTTCTCTACCGGACGCTTGACCCAAGGACGCGCGTACGATGA
- a CDS encoding ABC transporter substrate-binding protein, whose translation MQIFSRHMRMLTTGAAMSLALLAAAPAFAVTPADTLVEGFAIDDIITMDPGEAFELSTAEVTSNTYDLLVRLDLNDTSKIVGDLADSWTVSDDGLTYTFKLKQGLKFASGNPITADDVAFSFERAVKLDKSPAFILTQFGLSGDNVTEKAKAADEGTFVFTVDKPYAPSFVLNCLTATVASVVDKKLVLEHVAAVTPSDEYKYDNDFGNAWLKTGYAGSGAFKMREWRANEVVVLERNDNYHGTKAPLTRVIYRHMKESSGQRLALEAGDIDIARNLEPGDLEAISKNADLATTAAPKGTVYYISLNQKNENLAKPEVVEAFKYLVDYDAIGSTLIKGIGDIHQTFLPKGVLGELDENPYKFDVAKAKELLAKAGLADGFTVTMDVRNTQPVTGIAESFQQTLGQAGVKLEIIPGDGKQTLTKYRARTHDMYIGQWGQDYFDPNSNSETFTINPDNSDEGKNKTLAWRNAWDVPKELSDESKAALLEKDSAKRADMYKSLQKAVLEKGPFVIIFQQTEVAGYSAKLKDFKLGPSFDTNYVGPISK comes from the coding sequence ATGCAGATTTTCAGCCGTCACATGCGCATGCTGACAACGGGTGCCGCCATGTCGCTCGCACTTCTGGCAGCCGCTCCGGCCTTTGCCGTCACTCCGGCCGATACGCTGGTTGAGGGCTTCGCTATCGACGACATCATCACCATGGATCCGGGCGAAGCTTTCGAGCTTTCGACGGCTGAAGTCACCAGCAACACCTACGATCTGCTGGTGCGCCTCGACCTCAACGACACGTCCAAGATCGTTGGCGATCTCGCCGACAGCTGGACCGTTTCCGACGACGGCCTGACCTATACCTTCAAGCTGAAGCAGGGCCTGAAGTTCGCCTCCGGCAACCCGATCACCGCTGACGACGTCGCCTTTTCCTTCGAGCGTGCTGTCAAGCTCGACAAGAGCCCGGCTTTCATCCTCACCCAGTTTGGCCTCTCCGGCGACAATGTTACAGAAAAGGCAAAGGCTGCTGACGAAGGCACCTTCGTCTTCACGGTCGACAAGCCCTATGCGCCGAGCTTTGTCCTGAACTGCCTGACGGCAACGGTTGCCTCAGTCGTCGACAAGAAGCTTGTCCTTGAGCACGTTGCCGCCGTTACCCCGTCTGACGAATACAAGTACGACAATGATTTCGGCAACGCCTGGCTGAAGACTGGCTATGCCGGCTCCGGTGCTTTCAAGATGCGTGAATGGCGCGCCAACGAAGTCGTCGTGCTGGAGCGTAACGACAACTATCACGGCACCAAGGCGCCGCTCACCCGCGTCATCTATCGTCACATGAAGGAAAGCTCCGGTCAGCGTCTGGCGCTGGAAGCCGGCGATATCGATATCGCGCGCAACCTGGAGCCGGGCGATCTCGAGGCCATCTCCAAGAACGCGGATCTTGCAACCACGGCAGCGCCGAAGGGGACGGTCTATTACATCAGCCTCAACCAGAAGAACGAGAACCTGGCCAAGCCTGAGGTCGTGGAAGCCTTCAAATATCTGGTTGACTATGATGCCATCGGCTCGACCCTGATCAAGGGCATCGGCGATATTCACCAGACCTTCCTGCCGAAGGGCGTTCTCGGCGAGCTTGATGAAAATCCCTACAAGTTCGACGTTGCCAAGGCGAAGGAACTCTTGGCCAAGGCCGGTCTCGCCGACGGCTTCACCGTCACCATGGACGTGCGCAACACCCAGCCGGTCACCGGTATTGCCGAATCCTTCCAGCAGACGCTCGGTCAGGCCGGCGTGAAGCTCGAAATCATCCCCGGTGACGGTAAGCAGACGCTGACCAAATACCGCGCCCGCACCCACGACATGTATATCGGTCAGTGGGGCCAGGATTACTTCGATCCGAATTCGAACTCGGAAACCTTCACGATCAACCCCGACAATTCGGACGAAGGCAAGAACAAGACGCTCGCCTGGCGCAATGCCTGGGATGTTCCGAAGGAGCTTTCGGACGAATCCAAGGCTGCTCTCCTCGAAAAGGACAGCGCCAAGCGCGCCGATATGTACAAGTCGCTGCAGAAGGCTGTTCTGGAAAAGGGTCCGTTCGTGATCATCTTCCAGCAGACGGAAGTGGCCGGCTACAGCGCCAAGCTCAAGGACTTCAAGCTGGGTCCGAGCTTCGACACCAACTATGTCGGTCCGATCAGCAAGTAA
- a CDS encoding dipeptidase, whose translation MQAVFDGHNDVLLRLWANAAKGADPVSEFVDGIDSGHIDGPRARKGGLAGGLCAIYIPSDGVVLKTPDENGRYVTPLSEPLERQPSLDIALEFAAIALRLDRAGAWRLCRSTSDIRKAMTDGIFAAVMHMEGCEAIGADLAALETFYAAGLRSLGPVWSRHNIFGHGVPFAYPMDPDTAPGLTDAGFALVKECNRLGILIDLAHITEKGFWDVARTSDQPLIASHSNAHALTPVARNLTDKQLDAIRESKGLVGLNYATTMLRPDGQENARTPLSDMVRHVDYLVERIGIDCVALGSDFDGATIPEEIADAAGNQSLIAALSAAGYGEQELIKICRENWLRVLGQAWHEAA comes from the coding sequence ATGCAGGCGGTTTTCGACGGCCATAACGACGTGCTGCTGCGGCTTTGGGCCAATGCGGCCAAGGGTGCTGATCCGGTTTCGGAATTCGTCGATGGGATCGACAGTGGGCATATCGATGGTCCCCGCGCTCGCAAGGGCGGCCTCGCCGGCGGTCTCTGCGCCATCTACATTCCCTCCGACGGCGTGGTGTTGAAGACACCGGATGAAAATGGCCGTTACGTAACGCCGCTCTCGGAGCCGCTTGAACGCCAGCCGTCGCTCGATATTGCGCTTGAATTTGCCGCTATCGCACTGCGTCTCGACAGGGCAGGGGCCTGGAGGCTTTGCCGCTCAACCTCAGATATCCGCAAGGCGATGACTGACGGCATCTTCGCCGCCGTCATGCACATGGAAGGCTGCGAGGCAATCGGTGCGGATCTTGCCGCGCTCGAAACCTTTTACGCGGCTGGCCTGCGGTCGCTTGGCCCGGTCTGGAGCCGCCACAACATCTTTGGGCATGGCGTGCCCTTTGCCTATCCGATGGACCCGGATACAGCGCCGGGCCTGACCGATGCCGGTTTTGCTCTCGTCAAGGAATGCAATCGTCTCGGCATCCTCATCGATCTCGCTCATATCACGGAAAAAGGCTTCTGGGATGTCGCCAGGACATCTGACCAGCCGCTGATTGCCAGCCATTCCAACGCTCACGCCCTGACGCCCGTCGCCCGCAACCTGACGGACAAGCAGCTAGACGCGATCCGCGAGAGCAAGGGGCTGGTTGGTCTCAACTACGCGACGACCATGCTGCGGCCGGATGGGCAGGAGAATGCCAGGACGCCGCTGTCCGATATGGTGCGTCATGTCGATTATCTCGTCGAGCGCATCGGCATCGATTGCGTGGCACTTGGATCGGACTTCGACGGTGCAACCATTCCGGAAGAGATCGCTGATGCCGCCGGCAACCAGAGTCTGATTGCCGCTCTTTCCGCTGCCGGATATGGTGAACAGGAACTCATAAAAATATGCCGGGAAAACTGGCTGCGCGTTTTGGGTCAGGCCTGGCACGAAGCCGCCTGA